atgcaatgttttataaatgaggccccaggactttttcctcacttttggCTTTCTCTTTGAGGgatcattttacatggaaatatcacAGAATTTACagcacagttgttgtttttaactcatGTCTAGGGTGAGTTTGTCAGTTGCCGTTAGAGTCAGATACAGGTATATAATTAGCAATTTTCTGTGCAAATTGGAAATTTGAAAATTATTAGATACCACATTAattgttttcaaaaaatttctttgttcagattttttgtgtTATGCGTTTAAAAGTTAACTTCTAcattcaaatgcaaaaaaaaatgtctttgccCTGGCGttctctctcactctccctTTCTGGTCTTTAAAGCAATATAATAACAAATAGGAAATTGCACAAATCTTTATTTATTCCTCATATTTTGACAAAgagcatatttttttcagttcttgAAAGGTTAACAGATTTtcgtgaatgtttttttttctgttcacaatGACACTGAGAAAGAAAACGTAACAGAACAGCAGTTTTGATTttacactcaaaaatataaacacaacacttttgtttttgctcccattttttatgagatgaactcaaagatctaaaacgttttccacatacacaatatcaccatttctctcaaacattgttcacaaatctgtctaaatctgtgatagtgagcacttctcctttgctgagataatccgtcccacctcacaggtgtgccatatcaagatgctgattagacaccatgattagtgcacaggtgtgccttagactgccaaGTTCCAATTTCAGGGGGATAGTTGGATAACGTTATTGAAAGATTGACTATCTGCCCTATCAAACATGGCTTGTAACCATAGGTGTAGAGAACTTAAGAGAAAATGATTTCCTTCACTCCATTGATTTTCTATCATTTAAGGCCTGTAGGGCTTCACTGTAAATCCAACACTACAGGAGAAGAAAGACTGTTTTTTTACCGCAAGCACATTATTGTTGTTTACAGGAGGGATCACTGTGCAGTCATTATTAAACAAAATGCCAACAAGAAAGTGTTTGCTGAAAACTTAACAGAAACTCAAGTGACGACGTGTTTTTCATGTAATTCGACTGCCTTCCAAAATTTAGCTGAGCCTGAATAGAAACTGTACTTGGCAGCTGTAGAATGTTTTTCAAACACCTGGTATGTCTTCTTTTAAACAGTTGGAAAGAGGCTAGAGAAATGTTGCTGGATCAGGAGTATTAATTTCTCTGCTACAGATCTTtgcaagaggcttttttgttgtttttttcttatcttcTCTTACTACTCGTGGTTGTTATAATACAGGTGCCTGGTCATTGATGAAGCTGATCGCATGGTAGAAAGAGGCCACTTTGCGGAGCTGGAGAGTCTGCTGGAGATGCTCAGCACCACACACTTCAATCCCACGAGGCAAACGTTTGTGTTCTCTGCCACCCTGACGATGGCTCACAGCCTGCCCGCCCGCCTccttcagaagaagaagaaaacgcTGGATAAGAGGAGCAAGCTGGAAATCCTCATGGAGAAGGTGGGAATTAAATCCAAACCCAAAGTCATCGACCTCACCAGAAAGGAGGCAACCGTGGAGACTCTGACTGAGACACAGATCCACTGTCAGAAGGATGAGAAGGACTTCTACCTCTATTACTTCTTGCTCCAGTATCCTGGGCGCACCATGGTGTTTGCCAACAGCATCGACTGTATCAAGAGACTGAACACCCTGCTGGTTATCCTGGACATTACTCCACTGCCTCTACATGCCAACATGCACCAGAAACAACGCCTCAAAAACCTGGAGAGGTTtgctgagagagagaggtgagTGTTGCACACATTTGCAGGAGCAAAACTTTTTCCAGTGACTGTGTGCCTGTGATGAAATATAAAACTTGTTTACTGCAACTAAGGGCTTCAGGGTTTTATCTGGTCTGCACAAGAGACGCCTGGATTTTGTTTCCCAGGGGTAGTTTTTGCATGATATGTTAAGAATATGTGATTTGCTATGTTTTGCAATAACtgcaaggattttttttcttttttggagaaATTACCTGAATGAACTTATCATGTCTGTACATGTGCTGTGCTGCTTCCATATTGACAAGATCACCTGTTTAAAAACCAAATTTAAAAAGTGGGACTTGTCTAGTTTAGTGTAAGTTTTATAATGTGTAAACTGCAAACATTTAACGTGCTGAAATGGTTTTATTGGAACGAACTTTAACCTTAGATTTTTCTTCACATTGTCGTATGAACATTATATTCACATTTATGTGCGCATTTTACAAAAAGAAGACTTAAGATTGATCAATTCTTTCATGAAACTTTGTCATGTGACCTCAGTGTCTTAATAAGCAAAAcacttttttcaaaaatgtaataattcaATGTCAAATGTTGATCACTGTTAATGTTGCTTTACTGAACAAACACtggaatttcacattttcattcacagTTGCGTTCTTCTGACTACTGATGTGGCAGCAAGAGGCCTGGACATCCCCAATGTTCAACATGTTATTCACTACCAGGTAAACCTCACAGATTTTACTGTCTTCAACTGCAATCACATTTGGTAAGCTGTGTTCCAAACGCACAAAAACATTCTAAAGTGAAGAAGAGGCTTTCAGCTAATCAAGACTTACCAACACACAACCCTGAGACATGGTGCAGGCGATGTTTTACAACTGTCAAATGAAATCTAGTCAACAACTCACATGCTTCATTCTGAAATTAGCGAATATGCACAACACACACTTTTAAAGAATACACCTGCTTAGCGGTTTAATGTAGAAGTGCAATAGAAGCCGTTTTAGTTGCTCTACTGCATCTTGTCTGTAAAAACAGCCTTCCTGCACTTTGTACCTGATGTAATAAAGCCTAATAATGTTATTGGTGGACACCAGGTTCCAAGAACATCTGAGACTTACGTCCATCGAAGCGGTAGAACAGCAAGAGCCACAAAAGAAGGTCTCAGTTTGCTGCTAATAGGTCCAGATGACATGATGAACTTCAAAAAGATCTACAAGACTCTTGGAAAGGACGAGGAGCTCCCCATGTTCCCCATAGAGACCAAATGCATGGACGCCATCAAGGTGAGATCCACCAGCGTCAGGTCCTCCCTTAATGTGACTTTAGtttatatttcatgttttacagcTGAATGTGTCTGTCCACAGGAGCGAGTAAACTTGGCCAGAAAGATAGAAAACTTTGAGTATCACAACAGCAGGGAGAAGCAGCACAACTCCTGgttcaaacaagcagcagaggCTCTGGAGGTGGACCTGGATGACGATCTTTTACTTGGTAAGACCAACGTAACCATCccatgagcaaaataaaatattttgcaaCTTTGAAAGTGAATACCTGAAAAGCCATTTATGTCCACAGGCAACACAAGGGATGAGGATGCTGACAGGGAGCAGCAGAAGATGGTAAAAGGGatgaaaaagcatttgaagcattTGATCTCTCAGCCTATATTCAAGAATGTGATTAAGACCAAGTACCCCACTCAACTGGGAAAACTCCCCCTGCCAGACATGCCTCTGGCAAGGAAAGAAAGTGCCCTAACCAGAGtttcaatccagaaaacacagGATTTAAAGAAAAGTGTTCCatcacagcagaaaacacagaggcagaggaagaaaaagaagcagcaggagTAAGATGCTTATGGAAATGTGCATTGAATAAGGCCATCTTTGACTGGATTTATATCATTTAATTcatgttaaaaacagaaatctttttCATTGCTTTAAATACTTAATGCACACTGTGCAATAATTGTTTCTGCAGATGTTGTTGCATCGCTGTAACTGCAAGATTTTATAAAAATCTCTTTTCATAACTTTCTCAAAGCCCAGTTGCAATTTATTCAACTAAAGTCAGTTTTCCTGAGTTGGGTCCCAGTGGACCGCTGGTGAGAGCTGAGGCCGTGGGTAGAGAATGTTATAATGTGACGTTTGGTAGAGGAGGTACAGGGATGGCTCGGCTCCCTCTGGAATGATGTGGTGAGCCAGCTGCTGTTCGTCACCCTCCATGGAGACGATGTGGATGCAAATGTCCAGGGCTTGTGTCAGGGCCAAGATGTCCACATGGTCACACTCCATCGCCATGGCCTCCACTTCCTGAAAAAAGAGCAAAGATTTTGTCCAACACTTCTATTTTCTTCAGTTGTCCACTTCTATTCGTTCACTAGGTGGCAGCAACACTTTGTCACTAACTTGGCGACAGTAGACGTGTACATCAGGCGCCTCCACGAAGCTGCAGAAAAAGTCTGCGTGGTTCTGCAGGTGGGCCGAGGTGAGCAGCCTGAGATACTGAACCAGGCCGTCAGAGGTCATGGGTTCGTTGAAGAGCCGGAGCAGCGTGTCCTCCTGCTGCTCAGCCTGGCACTGCTCCACCACGTTCACAACCTTCAGGAGGAGACAAACTGTTTGGCTCTTTTTCAATTGATTTGGAGTTTTAGTGCTTCTTCCAAGTAAGTCATTACCTGATGTGGTGTGAGATCACGGGAGGTGTTTGGATTTTTAGCTTAGTGCATCCTTCAAGGTTTAATTCACATTTAGAGTtacatttttgttcactttgtATAGAATTTATGGGTAGTGATATtcgcttttctttcaaaatgtgaatgaaaatgtaattaaatgttACAGCAAGTAACTGCTTATACTGGAATGGTaagtttttgtgtcactttaatGAGCTATTGTTTTAAATTGGACTGTAATGTGTCTGATTCCAGATCCTGACTTCTACAAATGAATTAGAAATTCATGGGAAAAACTTCATCCTATTATTTTAATACAATACACCCCACAATATGCAGAAGACCTACCTGGATTACTTACTTGCACACTGAAATAAATGGTGTTTTAAATGAGTGCATTATTTACTGTGTTTAGGTGGTGCTTGAAGGAATTCTCATCAAATCCTGCAGAAGTCAAAACTTTGCTGCTATGGATGATCTTGTCCTTGAATCTGAATTTGAAACCAGTAAGACAAGATTCTCTTATTCCCCTGCTTAATGTAAAACACATCCCTCCATTGTGGGAGAATTTCGTTCAGTAATGACGATAACTGACCTCTGCAGAGCTCTGGCATTGTGCAGGACTGACTCCAAGTGTGCGAAGCAGAAAGCTCTGTAGAAACAGTTCCCGTCTCCGCGCACTTTTCTCACGGCAGAGAACTGGCAGCTTAAATCCTAACAAAAGACAATTAGTCTGGTTAACATGCGGCTCACCAGCTGACTGTGACCACCTGCAGAAGTTTCCATCCTGTTTAAGAGCCTACTTTGTGTTTGGCACTCGGCGTTTGCGCAGAGAACAGCGTAGAGATGTCCTCTGAGTCTGAAACCAGGCTGCCCTCCTCCATCTGTGGATAATAAACAGCTTCACTGTCAGAGAACAAACCGCAGCTTCACTGACCGCAGCACAAACCTTCACATTTCAACAACATGGACACGGTGACAAAAGTAGAAGTTTGGCAAAGACGTGCGTCAAAGGAGCTGTGCGTCAAAACATTGTTGCAATTTTTGTTTCCACTTTTCTGAAACCCGGATGTTTGCGGAAACCACGTGTTTCTGTTAAAGGGACAGTACCGTGTTTTTACTGCAGGACAAACTGCCTGGAATACCAAGGGGAAACTACTAAAAACTACaaactagacaagccctcagtagatggcagaaccacgcccatgcatgacactctgtatcaattttgatcatcctacctatatcccttcctatacaaatgatgcaatatgcaagaaatgtgctaagtgacccctgtgaccttgaccttgatctgctgacatctaactccacaactgagcaggggaccttagaccgatcttcagtgccaagtttgattttcctgacttcagcacttgcagagatatctgaacggacatacatacttacccagccagccagataccgaagcgaatgcagtaaccccgctgacgtacacgtcaggcgtggttaactaCTTGTGTAAAAGTCCTTAAGTATTATCAGGTAAATATAACGTTATTTAAACTATTCAAATAATCTACTTAAGAATTTCTAACCTGTGTTCACATATGCATGGCAGCCAAACACACATTAGTATCAGgtataacatttaaaaaaaaatgttatccTTATACCAAAACATACCTGTGAAATTACACTTGTATGGAAGTTTCATAGGACAAAACTCATGGGTGTAATTcaattaatttatattttcaaaCTGCAATATTATCAGTGGATGTAAGGTCTCTGTTGGGATGCTTGTATTAGAAAGACAATGCAATAAATTAGAAAATCTGGAATGGTTTCAAGATGAGAGAATATTCCCCTTTTACTGTGATTCAGTGTTTCAAAAAGTTTAAGACAGGCATGGGTAAATAAGTTTTTATCTCAGAAGAtttggaatttttaaaatagtAACAGTAGGACAATCATCAGCTAAcagaagttcagtttttattgctgtatgtatacattctttgaaaaacaaattatttttaaaaaaaattgtgttttttttaaattacaaaccAAAGTTCAGTTAAGAAGTGACCAATatattttatggtattttatggatttatttaacatttagtatttttataCTGTATACCATAAAATAGGAGAAAATGGCTTGTCTTTTACTGTTGGTACACTGTTGATTTATGGAAAacttataattttttttactgtagtacagtatttttaataaaGGATAGTTCTAATTTTTATTTACGGATATATTTTTATATGGACACACCTCGTTCAATGCTtggtatttatttgttttattttctacgttgtagattaatactgaagattaacacttttttgtttacaacataatttcatatgcattcttttatatttttgacatCTTCAGTAGTAATCTACAACGTAGAACATGCTTAAATAAAAACcagtgaatgagaaagtgtgtccaaacttttgactggtagtgtgtataCAGTCTccattaaatacaaaaaaagtttccttttattgttgttgtttttactacACACACAATGCCGATTAGCACAAAGTGTCACTTTTTGAGGACAGGACAAAGTAATGAGCTGCCAGCACTTTTCAGccattttgctgatttatttcTTAAAGTGAAGATACATTCATATTATAATaagatatttttatattattttgacATGAAGATTTCCATGTTATAAAAGGAACATTTTCTTGTTAATGACTGTACATTATTCTGTTATAACGTGAAAAGATTCATGTTATAACTTAAAAACTGGGTTGTTACGTATTTGAATTAGGAAGAAGTTTGAAGTAAGACTGAATGAAATTAGGCCAGTGATCAATTGTCTTCAGTTTTGGCTATGTTATAGCGAGATAAATGGTATACTGTTAAAGCATTCAAAGTTTATTCTTAAACCATGGTAAGTGTGTATGTTGTCGCCTAAgaacatgaaaataatttaccgtattttcacgactataaggcgcacataaaagtcttagattttcttcaaattgtgcggcgcgccctatggtgcagtgcgtcctgtgtgtgttgttgttgttgtaaggcggacgtagaccaggtggttttttccacgcatcaccatcgctgttgatctgtgactctatgcgtgcccatctcacagccgatgtgaaaaaacaagtgaagcaaatgaactctgagcttgctgtcattccgggaggcctgacaaaggaactccaaccgctggacatcggtgtgaaccggccgttcaaagtaaggctgtgagcggcgtgggagcgatggataaccgatggagaccacagtttcactaagagtggaaggcagcgccgggcgagttacgccacaatttgcgaatggattgtaaatgcttgggctaacgtgtctgctggcactgttgttcgagctttcgcaaaagccggcatcatttccgaggcgccgcacggcacggaaagtgactctgacagtgaagaaagtgaacctggcatgtttgatggaggtttagcgcagctgttcaattcagaaacagaggatgaggacttccatgggtttgattgatgacgattaccggtaaaaaaaaatgtgaataccaaactcagttttactcccgctctatttttaaatacgcacacttgtatgcttgtgtgtgttgttgtaaggccgacgtagtagaggacaccatgagaacgttaaagggggaagtgtgggcgtggattgtatataaaaccctcgccatataatcaggtgcgccttatgtgtgtgttaaatacagtaatggcacacataactgagactgcgccttttggtacagtgcgccttttggtcgtgaaaatacggtactaTAATATAAATACATCTTGGTTTAACATGAAAAATATCTCCTAACAATGAACTTCATGATATAACATACTGATgaaattttgtttttctaatgtGGCAGCAAAAGTCTTCCATACTTTTGCGCATGCACCATTTTACTTTATCTAATTATGGTTTATTTTAACCATACAGTAATGCTTTATATTTTATCAAATGTCCATAATTTTGGTATTTATAATCTGAGTCACCAAAGTTGTAGGAAATTGTAACTGACACAGTATTATAGTGGAATTaaaagtttaataaaatgtaGACTAAAAAGCATGAAGAGTAGCAGATTGGCTATTTGCTGTAAAGACAGGGAGGTAAGACAGTTCATTGGAGCGTCCTTCCTATTAGGCTGTAGCTATGTGGACCCGCCAGTCAGCCCAGATTACAACTTAATCTTCAAGAAGCctcttaaaatgtgttttgcttCTTAAACCACATTGCTCAGATTAATAGCTTTGCAATATAACCAGTAATCACCGTctgcagcagaaaactgtagaaaaaCCTGTCTGGCAGCGTGTGACAACATGGAACACAACAGAATCAGCAGCGTTAGTGGTGTGTAACAGCAACTTTGTAAATGGGACAACAGTTTGCTATGTGCTAAATGTAGGACTGTCAGCAGAAAAGTCAGATTCTCTCTGTGGAattatatttactttatttattaaatgaaaTTTAGACAAGAAAGAAGCATCACatcatttcaaatatttattgtctgtttCTCATTGCTGTATGTACAATTTGAATACATGAGGAAACTGCATGCATATCTTTGCATATTAGGTCTTGATAAGTACTTTCTGATAACATCATTTAAttgtgaacattttattttaaaatcaaacagtgATTCCAGTGATAACCATTTGCAAAGCTCTTACTCATTTGGattcagttcactgtctgtaTTTGacatcttaaccctcctgttgtcctcatttacaggcaccaaaaatattgtttccttgtctgaaaaaatctgaaaattcagcaaaaaaattcccaaagttctgaaaatttggaaaaccttcaggatgaaaatttcaataattccttaaaagttctattttaaaacaaatcccccaaatttggcaagacaattcttgtaattattttagaaaaatgagtaaaaatcttccaaaaaaatccaacaaatatctaaagtgattatatatatatatcagtaaaacttttaatattttctttaagaacattcaccaaaaaaaactattttttggtgaatgttcttaagaaacattttacatttctttttttccaccaaaaatgttcaaagatctcccaaaaatgttgaaaatgtggacatcagaagtttcattgtaaaaatattatttttttctccacattttcaaactaaaatgggtcaattttgacccccaggacaacatgagggttaagtgCAATATTTGCTGCACAGCTGTTTCAAATCAACATTCATATCAATCTAAAAATCAACGTTTCTCTGTCAAGACACAGCCGTGTGAAATGACTGTCAGAGCCAACACTGTGATACCAACTAAAACCACAACATCAGCTAAATGCCTCGCTCTTCCTACTGACTTTGCTTGAActtttgatttgtgttttacttCCAATGCCTTTCAAAGATCCTCTTCCTCTTTTGTCTGTCACAGCCGTCGTACTTGCCATTGCAGAACCTGACTCCATCAGCCTCCTCACTCTCCTGTGAGTGTCCGCCTTGTCCAGAATGCACTCCTGCAACAATCGGTTAGTCAACATCTGGGAAAATTATGcagcaaataaaatgaatgctGATAACACAGTGTATCACCTTCACCATGTCCATCATTGTCAACACATTCATGCTCTCCAGTGGTCCATATGTCGGCATGTAACACTGCTCTGCAAGGTTGTTGACGGCCATAAGTAATCTGCCCACTTCCTCAGTCTGAAAGATAACGGCACATGTAGCTATATTTCTATTCAACACTTCCATTTTTAAATTCCTACCTAAAGTAATGCCTACCTTCTCTCTGGATAGGCCCTGCTCCGTCATTAAGTTAACCTCTGTCTGCTTGTTCTTCTCCTTCAGGGTTTCTAACTCACTCTGGAGTTCAGACACTTCTTTCCTGGCCATCTGGAACAGCAGCATCGTCAATCAGGCACTGTCAGTTGAAGAAATCAAACATCTCTACGTGTATATCTGACCAGCTTCTTTATGCTGTGCTCCTGCTTCATGTTCTGCAGCTGCCGGTGGCCCTGCTCCACCTGCTCCTCCATCCGGCCAAAACGCTGCAGCAGCTCCTGGTGGGTGATGGACAGAGTCTCATGGCGGCGGATGATGGGCATAACCAGAGATTCAGACCCGTTATCAAGGTAATCTGAAACGGATTGTGCAGTTTAGTTCATCTTGTAGCTACTGCTCAATAggctaaacagagcagattcaTGTAAATGTTCATTCAAGAGGTTGGTAAAAGTCACTTTTTAACTTACTGCCTGGGAGGTTTTCCAGTGTTTTCATCAAGTAGTCCTCAtagattttgtattttgtcattCTCTCCTTTAATACTTGCTTTCTGTGAATTCAAATATAGGAAAGCTGaggttaaaaatgtgacagaatgaGTAATATCTTCACATTGGTTTCAGTTTCCCACCTGACTCTAAGGTGTTTCAGTTGTTCTGTCAAATCTTctatctctctctttttcaaaatgttctgcTCCCGTGTTGCTTCACACGTCTTCAGCATTCGACGTcgtttcagttcattttcagcCACAAACTTCTCAAATTTCATCACTTTTTCTTTAGTCTGGACAAAAATACAACCAAAAAAGGCAACCATATAAGGACCGTGTCATATGGATGTCATGTAAACATCAGTGACGGACAATTACTCCCTGTTTATTCTTGTATTCATGTAATTTTAGAAGGTCTCCACTCGCCTGCTGttgtttctcctccagctcagacCTTCTCTGTGCCAGAGCCTCCACACTCTCCTTAAATTCTTGCCGTTTGAGTGCGAGTCGCTTGTCCACTTCGCTCAACTCGGCCTGTTTCTTCAGAACCAGGCTCTTTTGCAAAGTGTACACTCCTGCCTCTCGAAGTCTGCTCGAAGTCTGCacataacaaaaacagaacttcTCAGATCTGTGCAGACTCTCAGCCTCAGTAAAAAGCTACTGGACCTCTCTTTGAGGCTTTTGAAGGcatttcacctctcattcaAGAGACTTCTTCAGTTACAAAGTTGGGGGCAATAATACATCCTGGATTCCCTGTCAAACAGGTAGAAATAAAGAGGCCACTTGTATGAAGgtgaaatatcttcaaaaaTCAAAACCGATTCATACCGAAGCCTTAAGATTACCTCTCTGGTTGCgaaaacactgaaactcagCCAGAGCGCAAAAATAAGCAAGCAAGTTTTATATATGTGAAATTTGtatgatgtagtgttcacttgttgtcatagttacagtgacgccatgccgctatttcacaatgatacagaaatctttaacaaatccatggatccagactataagccacatcactgccaaaatctagtgAAGTGgtccttgtgtgatttctgaccttccctgaaaatttcatccagctTCATGACTACGTTGTTGAGTAATattgcacacagacaaacagacaaatgtccTTGAATACAATTAAGTCTTCATTGAATACAGTAAAGtacacaaataaatgaaagctAAAACCTACAGAAGGCCATAGAAAGGAATAAGACAACACAATAGacatatttctgtatttcttgtAATCACACAAGTTGACAACTAATTGTAGCTATCCATATGTTTTATCAGGCATCATTACTCTACCTCTGTTGCTGCAGGTGTCTGGCTCACATGTTCTTCCTTTCTATGACTAAAAAAGAAACTTATTGTCAGTAACAGTTTAATTCAGTCAGGACAATTAAAGACAGGATTTAAAAGAAGTACAATTACACTTGCAGGCCTGGTGTCCTACCTGTTGTCCACCGACTGTGTTACAAAAACGTTTCTTATTCCGTTTTCCGCTTTGACATTTGGTCGAGAACCGCTGCCGTCTACTAACACCGGAAGTGAGCATGTCGTCATGGTGTCAGTGGATGCACCGTCCAGGAGTTCTGAGGAAACTCGTCCTGCAGTTCGCTCCACGTTCGGCCGATCGGAGGGACGATCGATGGTCTCCTCCGGATGTTTTCCTGGATTTGTGTAGCTGTTGCCTGGTAACCGCGGGCCAGACAGCGGGGAATGCGCCGGGATCGTTTCgctgttgtcatggcaacagctGGGGAGGCGGTTCTGCTCCATGGACTGAATGAGACGCATAGAAATGAGTTGGTCTGAGGAGAGAACGAAGAGCACTCACTCTGTCCTGATTCCTACCAATCTAGAACCGAACTCTAAGGGCTGGAATCAAGGACTAGACTGGGGGGGAATAATCCATTAAAAAGgccctttaaaaaaatgcagaaaatatcatttaaaaatatattattattatacattaATATATAAACATTAATCATTTGCACCATATAGTatataatttgcatttttaaacactGCAATACTATTTTATAAAAAGCAGGGAAaatcttaattttaaaaaaagtttaaaaaaaaaaaacaattaccaCCCTTAATATACAGTattattctttcaaataacagcaaatgtgtgttttaaaaagtgttgaaaaaaatgtgtaaaaatccaaatagtgtaattttattatccagtgttgtaaaaaaacaacaacaacaaattacctacttttaaaatgcaaattcttAATATGGGCATTATGTCATAAAGTTCTCTGTAGTTTAAGTGGTTTAAGATTATCCTCAAGTTGAGTTAAATTGCGTTTTCACGGCAGCTGGTAGACTTTCATTTGTAAGT
This is a stretch of genomic DNA from Acanthochromis polyacanthus isolate Apoly-LR-REF ecotype Palm Island chromosome 1, KAUST_Apoly_ChrSc, whole genome shotgun sequence. It encodes these proteins:
- the LOC110948000 gene encoding ubiquitin thioesterase OTUB2-like gives rise to the protein MEEGSLVSDSEDISTLFSAQTPSAKHKDLSCQFSAVRKVRGDGNCFYRAFCFAHLESVLHNARALQRFKDKIIHSSKVLTSAGFDENSFKHHLNTVVNVVEQCQAEQQEDTLLRLFNEPMTSDGLVQYLRLLTSAHLQNHADFFCSFVEAPDVHVYCRQEVEAMAMECDHVDILALTQALDICIHIVSMEGDEQQLAHHIIPEGAEPSLYLLYQTSHYNILYPRPQLSPAVHWDPTQEN
- the si:ch1073-416d2.4 gene encoding coiled-coil domain-containing protein 42 like-2, whose product is MEQNRLPSCCHDNSETIPAHSPLSGPRLPGNSYTNPGKHPEETIDRPSDRPNVERTAGRVSSELLDGASTDTMTTCSLPVLVDGSGSRPNVKAENGIRNVFVTQSVDNSHRKEEHVSQTPAATETSSRLREAGVYTLQKSLVLKKQAELSEVDKRLALKRQEFKESVEALAQRRSELEEKQQQTKEKVMKFEKFVAENELKRRRMLKTCEATREQNILKKREIEDLTEQLKHLRVRKQVLKERMTKYKIYEDYLMKTLENLPGNYLDNGSESLVMPIIRRHETLSITHQELLQRFGRMEEQVEQGHRQLQNMKQEHSIKKLMARKEVSELQSELETLKEKNKQTEVNLMTEQGLSREKTEEVGRLLMAVNNLAEQCYMPTYGPLESMNVLTMMDMVKECILDKADTHRRVRRLMESGSAMASTTAVTDKRGRGSLKGIGSKTQIKSSSKVSRKSEAFS